A stretch of the Polaribacter pacificus genome encodes the following:
- a CDS encoding M61 family metallopeptidase — protein sequence MRFSVIKILFLSLCIVQMSAAQSYITYDVSFNNAAQHEAEITVSFTKIKAGKFSFRMSRTSPGRYAIHEFAKNVYNVKAVNSKGETLKITRPNPYQWDVEKHDGTVKVSYTLFANRADGTYAQIDETHAHLNIPATFMFAPSLAATPIQVTFNPRADWKIATQLKKMFNNTYYAPNLQYFMDSPVELSNHQVRSFQVAANDKNYTINLALHHNGTEAELDAYFEQVKAVVLQEKAVYGTLPDFDYGAYTFLACYVPNASGDGMEHRNSTVVSSSRSLANGGMKGNIGTVSHEFFHAWNVERIRPQSLEPFDFEEANMSGELWFAEGFTSYYTNLILCRAGIMSPEAYINSLGGAFNYVWNSPGRSYFNPIEMSYQAPFVDAATSVDPVNRENTFISYYSYGSVLGLALDLSLRNEKGNLTLDGFMQKVWKTYGKNEKPYTVEDLNKTLNSYAGKLFGDYFFNNYIYKSAMPNYTPLFESVGLLLKQDSKNVFFGVSAPNGLVSGNAQKGSPAYKAGLNNGDQIVAIDNHAVSRNNSVNAILSNYKAGDVINIQYSRYNNLKTVKTTLVKDPRYTIQSFETAGKKPTEAMLKNRKAWLEKK from the coding sequence ATGCGTTTTTCAGTTATCAAAATTTTATTTTTAAGTCTCTGTATTGTTCAAATGAGCGCTGCCCAAAGTTATATCACCTATGATGTTTCTTTTAACAATGCAGCACAACACGAAGCAGAAATTACCGTTTCTTTTACAAAAATTAAAGCCGGTAAGTTTTCATTTAGAATGAGTAGAACCTCTCCTGGTCGCTACGCGATCCATGAATTTGCTAAAAATGTTTACAATGTAAAAGCGGTAAACAGCAAAGGAGAAACTCTGAAAATCACCAGACCAAACCCATACCAATGGGATGTAGAAAAACACGATGGAACTGTAAAGGTAAGCTACACCCTTTTTGCTAATAGAGCAGATGGAACCTATGCGCAAATTGATGAGACCCATGCGCACTTAAACATTCCTGCAACATTTATGTTTGCGCCGTCTTTAGCAGCAACACCAATACAAGTTACCTTTAATCCGAGAGCAGATTGGAAAATTGCTACTCAATTAAAGAAGATGTTTAACAACACTTACTACGCTCCAAATTTGCAATACTTTATGGACAGCCCAGTAGAGTTAAGCAATCATCAGGTTCGCTCTTTTCAGGTAGCTGCAAATGATAAAAACTATACTATTAATTTAGCCTTGCATCACAACGGAACCGAAGCAGAATTGGATGCCTATTTTGAGCAGGTAAAAGCCGTTGTTTTACAAGAAAAAGCCGTTTACGGTACGTTACCTGATTTTGATTATGGAGCCTATACCTTTTTAGCCTGTTATGTGCCTAACGCAAGTGGAGATGGCATGGAACACAGAAACTCTACAGTGGTAAGTAGTTCACGAAGCTTGGCTAATGGAGGAATGAAAGGAAATATAGGAACCGTTTCTCATGAGTTTTTTCATGCTTGGAACGTAGAACGTATCCGCCCTCAATCTTTAGAGCCATTTGATTTTGAAGAGGCTAATATGAGTGGTGAACTTTGGTTTGCAGAAGGCTTTACCAGTTATTACACCAATTTAATTTTATGCCGTGCAGGCATCATGAGCCCAGAAGCTTATATTAATAGCTTAGGAGGCGCTTTTAATTATGTATGGAACTCACCAGGAAGATCTTATTTTAATCCAATAGAGATGAGCTATCAAGCTCCGTTTGTAGATGCTGCTACCTCTGTTGACCCTGTAAATAGAGAAAACACCTTTATTTCTTATTATTCTTACGGAAGCGTTTTGGGCTTGGCCTTAGATTTGTCTTTGCGAAATGAAAAAGGAAATTTAACCTTGGATGGTTTTATGCAAAAGGTTTGGAAAACCTATGGAAAAAATGAAAAACCCTATACCGTAGAAGACCTAAATAAAACCTTAAACAGTTATGCGGGTAAATTGTTTGGAGATTACTTCTTTAACAATTATATCTATAAAAGTGCAATGCCAAACTATACTCCTTTATTTGAATCTGTTGGATTGCTGTTAAAACAAGATAGCAAAAATGTCTTTTTTGGTGTTAGCGCTCCAAATGGTCTTGTTAGTGGAAATGCACAAAAAGGAAGCCCTGCTTATAAAGCTGGTTTAAATAATGGGGATCAAATTGTAGCAATTGACAATCATGCTGTGAGCAGAAACAATTCGGTAAATGCTATTTTAAGCAACTATAAGGCTGGAGATGTAATCAACATTCAATACAGTCGTTATAACAACTTAAAAACCGTAAAAACAACGCTTGTTAAAGACCCTAGATATACCATTCAATCTTTTGAAACAGCTGGTAAAAAACCAACTGAAGCCATGTTGAAAAACAGAAAGGCTTGGTTGGAGAAAAAATAA
- a CDS encoding FoF1 ATP synthase subunit delta/epsilon, translating into MFLEIVSPEAILFSSEIDSISVPGVNGDFQMLNNHAPIVSILRTGTVEIHTHTQEHLELNDLSGLLVPKADDDKILTLKINSGTIEMKDNKVILLAD; encoded by the coding sequence ATGTTTTTAGAAATCGTATCACCAGAAGCTATTTTATTTTCATCAGAAATTGATTCAATTTCAGTTCCTGGTGTCAATGGAGATTTTCAAATGTTGAACAATCACGCGCCAATCGTTTCTATTTTAAGAACTGGAACTGTTGAAATTCACACGCATACTCAAGAACATTTAGAGTTAAATGATTTGAGTGGGCTTCTTGTGCCAAAAGCAGATGATGATAAAATTTTAACATTGAAAATTAATTCGGGAACTATAGAAATGAAAGACAATAAAGTCATTTTATTAGCCGATTAA
- the atpD gene encoding F0F1 ATP synthase subunit beta: protein MSTITGKVSQIIGPVIDVEFNTENGVLPQIYDSLEIVKTDGSILVLEVQQHIGEDTVRTISMDATDGLRRGQEVKATGSPIQMPIGGDIYGRLFNVTGDAIDGLGNLDKTGDHGLPIHRSAPKFEDLSTSTEVLFTGIKVIDLIEPYSKGGKIGLFGGAGVGKTVLIQELINNIAKGHGGLSVFAGVGERTREGNDLLREMLESGIIKYGDDFMHSMEEGGWDLSKVDKPGMKESKATFVFGQMNEPPGARARVALSGLTIAEYFRDGAGDSQGKDVLFFVDNIFRFTQAGSEVSALLGRMPSAVGYQPTLATEMGAMQERITSTKKGSITSVQAVYVPADDLTDPAPATTFAHLDATTVLSRKIAELGIYPAVDPLDSTSRILSADILGDEHYDCATRVKELLQRYKELQDIIAILGMEELSEEDKLAVHRARRVQRFLSQPFHVAEQFTGIPGVLVDIKDTIKGFNMIMDGELDKYPEAAFNLRGSIDDAIEAGEKMLAEA, encoded by the coding sequence ATGTCTACAATAACAGGTAAAGTTTCTCAAATTATTGGTCCAGTAATCGATGTGGAATTTAATACAGAAAACGGAGTACTTCCTCAAATTTACGATTCATTAGAAATTGTAAAAACTGATGGTTCTATTTTGGTTTTAGAAGTACAACAACATATCGGTGAAGATACCGTACGTACCATCTCTATGGATGCTACGGATGGTTTAAGAAGAGGACAAGAAGTAAAAGCAACTGGTAGTCCAATTCAAATGCCAATAGGTGGAGATATTTATGGCCGTTTGTTTAATGTCACAGGAGATGCTATTGATGGATTAGGGAATTTAGACAAGACTGGTGATCATGGTTTACCAATTCACCGTTCTGCTCCTAAATTTGAAGATTTATCTACTTCAACTGAAGTTCTTTTTACAGGAATTAAAGTAATTGACTTAATCGAGCCTTACTCTAAAGGAGGTAAGATTGGTTTATTCGGTGGAGCCGGTGTAGGTAAAACAGTATTGATTCAAGAGTTGATCAACAATATCGCAAAAGGTCACGGTGGTTTATCTGTGTTTGCAGGAGTTGGTGAAAGAACTCGTGAAGGAAATGACTTGTTGAGAGAGATGTTAGAATCAGGAATTATCAAATACGGTGATGACTTTATGCATTCTATGGAAGAAGGCGGATGGGATTTATCAAAGGTTGATAAACCAGGAATGAAAGAATCTAAAGCAACATTTGTTTTTGGACAAATGAACGAACCTCCTGGAGCTCGTGCTCGTGTAGCCTTGTCAGGATTAACCATTGCAGAGTATTTCCGTGATGGAGCAGGTGATTCTCAAGGAAAAGACGTATTGTTTTTCGTAGATAATATCTTCCGTTTTACACAAGCAGGATCAGAAGTATCAGCTTTGTTAGGACGTATGCCATCAGCGGTAGGATACCAACCAACTTTGGCAACAGAGATGGGAGCAATGCAAGAACGTATTACTTCAACTAAAAAAGGATCAATTACATCTGTACAAGCAGTATATGTACCTGCGGATGATTTAACAGATCCAGCACCAGCAACAACTTTTGCGCATTTAGATGCAACAACCGTATTGTCTCGTAAAATTGCAGAATTGGGTATTTACCCAGCAGTAGATCCTTTAGATTCTACTTCTAGAATTTTAAGTGCAGATATTTTAGGTGATGAGCACTATGACTGTGCAACTCGTGTAAAAGAATTGTTACAACGTTATAAAGAATTACAAGACATTATTGCCATCTTAGGTATGGAAGAATTGTCTGAAGAAGATAAATTAGCAGTTCACAGAGCAAGACGTGTACAACGTTTCTTATCTCAACCTTTCCATGTTGCAGAGCAGTTTACAGGAATCCCTGGAGTATTGGTAGATATTAAAGATACCATCAAAGGATTTAACATGATTATGGATGGAGAATTGGATAAATATCCTGAAGCAGCATTTAACTTACGTGGTTCAATTGATGATGCAATTGAGGCAGGTGAAAAAATGTTAGCAGAAGCGTAA
- a CDS encoding helix-turn-helix domain-containing protein has protein sequence MAIIVNLDVMLAKRKMKSKDLAEQIGITTANLSILKSGKAKAIRFSTLEAICQALDCQPSDLLEYVND, from the coding sequence ATGGCAATTATTGTAAATTTAGATGTAATGCTTGCCAAACGGAAAATGAAAAGCAAAGACTTGGCAGAACAGATAGGCATTACCACGGCCAATTTGTCCATTTTAAAATCAGGGAAAGCCAAAGCGATTCGGTTTTCTACACTCGAAGCCATCTGCCAAGCTCTCGATTGTCAACCATCAGATCTTTTAGAATATGTAAATGATTAA
- a CDS encoding DUF2975 domain-containing protein, whose translation MKTIQILRTLINLLFYTLIAIFALGFAFGVILLFFPEILPSPYNAYTMLFSSFFTWKMYLMPSIAIINYVLLILAIFFLKKSVSSFLKSDFYSERVTKNLQKGGSLFIFIGVSTITIQFFSAIYIQNIANDMIGGQYNFLIRWSNILAAAIDLKSIIAIIIGLFFLLFSKIFENSRVLKQENDLTI comes from the coding sequence ATGAAAACAATTCAAATTTTAAGAACTCTTATCAATCTATTATTTTACACCTTAATTGCGATTTTTGCCCTAGGGTTTGCATTTGGGGTAATACTATTGTTTTTTCCAGAAATATTACCAAGTCCATACAATGCTTATACCATGCTGTTTAGTAGTTTTTTTACTTGGAAAATGTATTTAATGCCCAGCATCGCAATTATAAATTACGTCCTCTTAATTTTGGCAATTTTCTTTTTAAAGAAAAGTGTTTCTTCTTTTTTAAAATCAGATTTTTATAGCGAAAGAGTGACGAAAAACTTACAAAAAGGAGGGTCTCTTTTTATATTTATTGGAGTTTCAACAATTACAATTCAATTCTTTTCTGCAATTTATATTCAAAACATAGCAAACGACATGATTGGTGGTCAATATAATTTTTTAATTCGATGGTCAAATATCCTAGCAGCTGCTATTGATTTAAAAAGTATCATCGCCATCATCATCGGCTTGTTCTTTTTGTTATTTAGCAAAATTTTTGAAAACTCAAGAGTTTTAAAACAAGAAAACGATTTAACAATTTAA
- a CDS encoding S9 family peptidase: MKKLILLFVFVFATSILTAQRTPEPNYRAAAKYSPKNLAKLVHSTTVSPNWLKKGNRFWYQYKTSDGANYYLVDADKKTRTPLFDNVKMAKWLTEITKDPYDAQHLPRLSFKFNESETAIRFRVTATEEVPAKEDDAKKGKKDAKAKSKKPKMEKKIYHLEYRLGGNSLTIIDNEKEDRKRKSWANIAPDSSIVLFSKNYNLFWMDKANFLKALEDEKDSTIVEHQWTKDGVEDYSYGGGSRGENNETKIKNQDKRKGVWGTWSHDSKKFVFQKTDSRALKDLWVINSVSSKRPVLETYKYHMPGEAEFSKTELLIFDIPTKSVTNIALDTTKQQSVSVFRAPIKLSDRSNDFNPSLLLSKKGKVYYSVISRDRKKYDICVADLNTGKSKVLIEERFNTYIESRPLILFNDETEMLHWAERDGWAHFYLYDSNGKLKNQVTDGDYHVANFAGLDEKSRTLYFTANGADKSQDPYYEHMYKINLNGSGMKSLNPGNFTTRTSMSDSNKFFVSNYSRVNTVPKSELRTSDGRLVMDLEEADLTQLFATGYKFPEPFKVKAADGITDLYGVMYKPFNFNPNLSYPLLEYVYPGPQTESVNKSFSYSMDRLDRMAQVGFIVITLGNRGGHPDRSKWYHNYGYGNLRDYGLDDKKYVAEQLANKHRFIDISKVGIYGHSGGGFMSTAAMLVYPDFFKAAVSSAGNHDNTVYNSWWSETHHGVKEEIDEKGKSSYVYKIDVNQTLAENLKGHLMLIHGDVDNNVHPAGTIRMANALIKANKRFKFMIMPGQRHGFGSMTEYSFWLRADHFSKYFLGKEATSVDITEMNRDVPQNR, from the coding sequence ATGAAAAAACTTATCCTGCTATTTGTATTTGTCTTTGCTACAAGTATACTTACTGCACAACGGACACCAGAACCAAACTACAGAGCTGCGGCTAAATATTCGCCAAAGAATCTTGCAAAGTTGGTACACTCTACAACAGTCTCTCCTAACTGGTTAAAAAAAGGAAATCGATTTTGGTATCAATATAAAACCTCTGATGGGGCTAATTATTATTTGGTTGATGCTGATAAAAAAACCAGAACTCCACTTTTTGACAATGTTAAAATGGCCAAATGGTTAACAGAAATCACTAAAGATCCTTATGATGCTCAACATTTACCTCGTTTAAGTTTTAAATTTAATGAGAGTGAAACTGCTATCCGTTTTAGAGTAACGGCTACTGAAGAAGTACCTGCAAAAGAAGACGATGCTAAAAAAGGTAAAAAGGATGCGAAAGCCAAAAGCAAAAAACCAAAGATGGAAAAAAAGATATACCATCTTGAGTATAGGCTTGGAGGCAATAGCTTGACCATTATTGACAATGAAAAAGAAGATCGCAAAAGAAAGAGCTGGGCAAACATTGCTCCAGATAGCTCTATTGTTTTGTTTTCTAAAAATTACAATCTTTTTTGGATGGATAAGGCTAATTTCTTAAAAGCTTTAGAAGATGAAAAAGATTCTACCATCGTAGAACACCAATGGACTAAAGATGGCGTAGAAGATTATAGCTATGGCGGAGGAAGCCGTGGTGAAAACAATGAAACGAAGATTAAAAACCAAGATAAGCGTAAAGGTGTTTGGGGAACTTGGTCTCACGATTCTAAAAAGTTTGTTTTTCAAAAAACTGACTCGAGAGCCCTTAAAGACTTATGGGTTATTAACTCTGTAAGTAGCAAAAGACCAGTTTTAGAAACGTATAAATACCACATGCCAGGAGAAGCAGAATTTAGCAAGACAGAATTGTTAATTTTTGATATTCCTACAAAATCGGTTACCAATATTGCATTGGATACCACCAAACAACAAAGTGTATCAGTTTTTAGAGCACCAATAAAGTTGTCAGATAGATCTAATGATTTTAACCCATCATTATTGTTGTCTAAAAAAGGCAAAGTCTACTATAGTGTTATCAGTAGAGATCGTAAAAAATATGATATTTGTGTAGCAGATTTAAATACAGGAAAATCTAAAGTGCTAATAGAAGAGCGTTTTAACACCTATATTGAGTCTAGACCTCTAATCTTATTTAATGATGAAACAGAAATGTTGCATTGGGCAGAACGTGATGGATGGGCACATTTTTACTTGTATGACAGCAATGGGAAATTAAAAAATCAGGTAACTGATGGTGATTATCACGTTGCTAATTTTGCAGGATTGGATGAAAAATCAAGAACCTTGTATTTTACTGCAAATGGAGCTGATAAAAGTCAAGATCCTTACTATGAGCACATGTATAAAATCAACTTAAATGGATCTGGCATGAAAAGCCTAAATCCAGGGAATTTTACAACTAGAACTAGTATGTCAGATTCTAACAAGTTTTTTGTAAGTAATTATTCTAGAGTAAATACCGTACCAAAATCTGAGTTGCGTACTTCTGATGGAAGATTGGTAATGGACTTAGAAGAAGCAGATCTAACACAATTGTTCGCAACAGGCTATAAGTTCCCAGAGCCGTTTAAAGTAAAAGCAGCTGATGGAATTACAGATTTGTATGGAGTAATGTACAAGCCTTTTAATTTTAACCCAAACTTATCATATCCTTTATTAGAATATGTATATCCAGGTCCACAAACAGAGTCTGTAAACAAATCTTTTTCTTACAGCATGGATCGTTTGGATAGAATGGCTCAAGTAGGTTTTATTGTAATTACCCTTGGTAATAGAGGAGGTCACCCAGATCGTTCTAAATGGTATCATAATTATGGATATGGAAACCTAAGAGATTATGGGTTGGATGATAAAAAATACGTTGCTGAGCAGTTGGCAAACAAACACAGGTTTATTGACATTTCTAAAGTAGGTATCTATGGACACTCTGGTGGAGGTTTTATGTCTACTGCTGCAATGTTGGTTTATCCAGATTTCTTTAAAGCTGCAGTTTCATCTGCAGGGAACCATGACAATACTGTTTACAACAGCTGGTGGAGTGAAACGCATCACGGAGTTAAAGAAGAAATCGATGAAAAAGGAAAATCAAGTTATGTGTATAAGATTGATGTAAATCAAACTTTGGCAGAAAACTTAAAAGGACACCTAATGTTAATCCATGGTGATGTAGATAATAATGTACATCCAGCCGGAACCATTAGAATGGCAAATGCATTGATCAAAGCTAACAAGAGGTTTAAGTTTATGATTATGCCAGGACAACGTCATGGCTTTGGAAGCATGACAGAGTATTCTTTTTGGTTGCGTGCAGATCACTTTAGCAAGTATTTCTTAGGGAAAGAAGCGACAAGTGTAGACATTACAGAGATGAATAGAGACGTTCCTCAAAACAGATAA
- a CDS encoding OmpA family protein: MKQFKIAVIALFTLVTVSNVSAQDASNPWAVSAGVTVVDVKGGNSISNVLKDYFGTGDWEFGVPRITGERYLNEDFTAQLALSYAKVNSNTYLSADANVKYSLNKLSEMVFGSTTQYFDPYILAGAGMTHLYGNKFLTVNAGWGVTSWIDENYGINFQSGLKQAFGSNRVSHYQHSLGVVYRFGAVDTDGDGVVDKDDACPDVAGLAAFNGCPDTDGDGVQDSEDACVNVAGLASLNGCPDADGDGIADKDDMCPDAKGSAANNGCPDSDGDGVVDRDDKCPNVAGPVANGGCPWPDTDGDGVLDKDDNCPNEAGVASNNGCPEPVITDAAAKELEDFAKSILFNSGRTTFKTGVSAKLDQVVELMNKFPRANFIIEGHTDSTGTDAVNLKVSDKRAKAVRDYLVKNGVDASRLESKGFGEMYPIADNKTSAGRAKNRRVVIKVVE, translated from the coding sequence ATGAAACAATTTAAAATAGCTGTGATAGCTTTGTTTACGTTAGTAACAGTTAGCAACGTAAGCGCACAAGACGCATCAAATCCTTGGGCAGTTAGTGCTGGGGTTACTGTAGTTGATGTTAAAGGAGGAAACTCAATTAGTAATGTCCTTAAAGATTATTTTGGAACTGGTGATTGGGAATTTGGTGTTCCAAGAATTACTGGTGAGAGATATTTAAATGAAGACTTTACTGCGCAATTGGCTTTGTCTTATGCAAAAGTGAATTCTAACACTTATTTGTCAGCTGATGCAAATGTAAAGTACAGCTTAAACAAATTGTCAGAAATGGTTTTTGGATCTACTACTCAGTATTTTGATCCTTATATTCTTGCAGGAGCAGGGATGACTCATTTATACGGAAATAAATTCCTTACAGTTAACGCTGGTTGGGGAGTAACAAGTTGGATAGATGAAAACTATGGTATTAACTTCCAGTCTGGACTTAAACAAGCTTTTGGTTCAAACAGAGTTAGTCATTACCAACACTCTTTAGGAGTTGTTTACCGTTTTGGTGCTGTTGATACTGATGGTGACGGTGTAGTTGATAAAGATGACGCTTGTCCAGATGTTGCTGGTTTAGCAGCTTTCAATGGTTGTCCTGATACTGATGGTGACGGAGTACAAGATTCTGAAGATGCTTGTGTTAATGTTGCTGGTTTAGCTTCATTAAACGGTTGTCCTGATGCAGATGGTGATGGTATCGCTGATAAAGATGATATGTGTCCAGATGCTAAAGGTTCTGCAGCTAACAATGGTTGTCCAGATTCTGATGGTGACGGAGTTGTTGATAGAGATGATAAATGTCCTAATGTAGCAGGTCCTGTTGCAAACGGTGGATGTCCTTGGCCAGATACTGACGGAGACGGAGTATTAGACAAAGATGATAACTGTCCTAATGAAGCAGGTGTTGCATCTAACAACGGTTGTCCAGAGCCAGTAATTACTGACGCTGCAGCTAAAGAATTAGAAGATTTCGCTAAATCTATCTTGTTTAACAGTGGAAGAACTACCTTTAAAACTGGAGTTTCTGCTAAGTTAGACCAAGTAGTTGAGTTGATGAATAAATTCCCAAGAGCTAACTTCATCATTGAAGGTCATACTGATAGCACTGGTACTGATGCAGTAAACTTAAAAGTTTCTGACAAAAGAGCTAAAGCTGTAAGAGATTACTTAGTGAAAAATGGAGTTGACGCTAGTCGTTTAGAATCAAAAGGATTCGGTGAAATGTATCCAATTGCTGATAACAAAACAAGCGCAGGAAGAGCTAAGAACAGAAGAGTTGTTATTAAAGTAGTAGAATAA
- a CDS encoding DUF2975 domain-containing protein: MKAIKTIQWVINLLFYISILSVGIFVLSYPVWLFMGDKIPFTFKEIQFIYNSNWSTKVLFLVVIISQILFTIGFYHLKTVTRLFISNKTFSLASITHLKKAGNLFTFIGLLILLLRAFNWIFDTSIVSIWNGIDMLYLFILFIGLFFILISKVLIEARQLKQENDLTI, from the coding sequence ATGAAAGCTATCAAAACGATACAATGGGTTATCAACTTGCTGTTTTATATCTCAATACTAAGTGTAGGAATCTTTGTATTGTCCTACCCAGTCTGGCTGTTTATGGGCGATAAAATTCCATTTACGTTTAAAGAAATTCAATTTATCTACAACAGCAATTGGTCTACTAAAGTGTTGTTTTTAGTGGTGATCATTTCACAAATACTGTTCACGATCGGATTTTACCACTTAAAGACCGTGACAAGGCTCTTTATTTCAAACAAAACATTTTCATTAGCCAGTATTACTCATTTAAAAAAAGCGGGAAATTTGTTTACTTTTATTGGTCTTTTAATATTGCTCCTTAGAGCTTTCAATTGGATTTTTGATACAAGTATTGTATCTATTTGGAACGGAATAGACATGCTCTACCTTTTTATTTTATTTATAGGTTTGTTCTTTATACTGATTAGTAAAGTACTCATAGAAGCTCGACAACTAAAACAAGAAAACGACTTAACAATTTAA
- a CDS encoding PLP-dependent aminotransferase family protein produces MKDSPVIALFKELIVFDKTSAQPVYIQVSQQIINAIQRRYLSKGTLLPGTRVLSKLLNIHRNTAVAIYEELASQGWVEILPNKGTFVLEPELKIAKIKAPSQKINEAYKYAKTTGFPFQKSFHLASTAQLTNASFTINDGKPDLRLHPVHQFTRWYSAVMKKKTLIKKWNRPQEFSYSHYQTQLCNFLNATRGFHMSPSNLLSTRSTEMSLYIVSQLLIKKNDVVLVGNLSNYAANMIFQQVGANIKTVPVDKEGLDIEYIKKHFVKQGIRCVYVSAQRDYPTVVTLSAKRRLALLELAKEYGFAIIEDDYDYDFQFEGSAMLPMASANASGMVIYLGKMGQSLFPSFQTGFIVAPENLISEATNYLQLLDTQGDLIQEQMLSELISEGEIYRLMKKNIVVYKQRRDCLSKLLTHYFSEIATWEIPSGGLAIWLEFTAKISLVQLAEQAEKLHLFLPKTILYQDKNTCAIRFGFGHLNEEELETVVQKLKSAYLKVAI; encoded by the coding sequence ATGAAAGATAGTCCGGTAATTGCCTTGTTTAAAGAGTTAATAGTTTTTGATAAAACTAGCGCTCAGCCTGTGTACATCCAAGTTTCACAACAGATTATAAATGCAATCCAACGAAGGTACCTAAGCAAGGGGACGCTCCTTCCCGGAACGCGTGTTCTAAGCAAGCTACTAAATATCCATAGAAATACAGCTGTTGCTATCTATGAAGAGCTGGCATCGCAAGGTTGGGTAGAAATACTCCCAAACAAAGGGACCTTTGTTTTAGAGCCAGAGTTAAAGATCGCAAAAATAAAAGCACCCTCTCAAAAAATAAATGAGGCTTACAAATACGCAAAAACAACAGGGTTTCCTTTTCAAAAATCCTTTCACTTAGCATCCACAGCTCAGTTGACAAATGCAAGCTTTACAATTAATGATGGCAAACCAGACTTGCGTTTGCATCCTGTACATCAGTTTACACGATGGTACAGTGCTGTAATGAAAAAAAAGACGTTGATAAAAAAATGGAACAGACCGCAGGAGTTTTCCTATTCTCATTATCAAACGCAGTTGTGTAATTTTTTAAATGCGACTAGAGGTTTTCATATGAGTCCTAGCAATTTGTTAAGCACGCGTAGTACAGAAATGAGTTTGTACATCGTTTCTCAATTATTGATAAAAAAAAACGATGTGGTATTGGTAGGGAATTTAAGTAATTATGCAGCCAATATGATTTTCCAGCAAGTAGGCGCAAACATTAAAACAGTTCCTGTAGATAAAGAGGGTTTAGATATTGAATACATTAAAAAACATTTTGTAAAACAAGGCATTCGATGTGTCTATGTATCTGCCCAGAGAGATTATCCCACCGTAGTAACATTAAGTGCAAAACGTCGTTTGGCATTGCTAGAACTTGCTAAAGAATATGGCTTTGCCATTATAGAAGATGATTACGATTACGATTTTCAGTTTGAAGGCTCTGCAATGTTGCCTATGGCAAGTGCAAATGCCAGCGGAATGGTGATTTATTTAGGGAAGATGGGGCAATCTTTGTTTCCGAGTTTTCAAACAGGATTTATAGTTGCGCCAGAAAACTTAATCTCTGAAGCAACTAATTATTTACAATTGCTTGATACACAAGGCGATTTGATACAAGAGCAAATGCTTTCTGAATTAATTAGCGAGGGCGAAATCTATCGCCTTATGAAAAAAAATATCGTTGTGTATAAGCAACGAAGAGATTGTTTAAGCAAGCTTTTAACTCATTATTTTTCAGAAATCGCAACCTGGGAAATCCCTTCTGGTGGCTTGGCCATTTGGTTAGAGTTTACCGCTAAAATATCCTTAGTACAACTAGCTGAACAAGCAGAGAAGCTCCATTTATTCTTACCAAAAACGATACTTTATCAGGATAAAAACACCTGTGCCATCCGCTTTGGATTTGGACATTTAAATGAAGAAGAACTAGAAACTGTGGTTCAAAAGTTAAAGAGTGCCTATCTTAAAGTAGCTATCTAA